One Triticum dicoccoides isolate Atlit2015 ecotype Zavitan chromosome 5B, WEW_v2.0, whole genome shotgun sequence genomic window carries:
- the LOC119305547 gene encoding transcription factor bHLH150-like, with amino-acid sequence MEIARRRRSLCSSRRRRSAVVGRKVRELRRLVPGAAVMPTDRLLVRTADYIAQLRARVELLRALSELCEGHGDSPS; translated from the coding sequence ATGGAgatcgcgaggaggaggaggtcgctgtgcTCGAGCCGTCGCCGGCggtcggcggtggtggggcggaagGTGCGGGAGCTGCGGCGGCTGGTCCCCGGGGCGGCGGTTATGCCCACCGACCGGCTGCTCGTCCGCACGGCCGACTACATCGCGCAGCTCCGGGCCAGGGTGGAGCTCCTCAGGGCGCTCTCGGAGCTCTGCGAAGGCCATGGCGACTCCCCTAGCTAG